One genomic segment of Naumovozyma castellii chromosome 9, complete genome includes these proteins:
- the RDH54 gene encoding DNA-dependent ATPase RDH54 (ancestral locus Anc_3.292), whose protein sequence is MSLPKYQNKPFKPPRRLISAQANSNSPLNSTKRLPSDNFANETTSKRIKVPPSKEPVTTSNTGGDNGTKCFTIMYRKPSMKKHKTWDNDGYAQLRTSNNLILFNDAGTKIGNRHLTNDSELCDFIFKAGSWEVQVDYELSDPKELQRVRSLLCKNNQATVTPPSSARTNGNAITKSVTQNKIPVSQLFNSQTVTKFKTIMKKSDAHTPLSSSKQNEITSKKKKYQPVFDVSKIENPIIMNKWRDADVDVIVDPLLGKLLRPHQREGVKFMYDCVMGLATNHQETDEDNTGKSLILEKDSDIGGCLLADEMGLGKTLMTITLIWTLLKQSPSLKNIACSQSGVPLHGLCRKILVVCPVTLIGNWKREFAKWLNLNRIGILTLSSRNTPEMDKTAVKNFLRVQRTFQVLVIGYEKLLSVSEELHGSRDLIDLLICDEGHRLKNGSSKVLNVLKNLEIKRKILLSGTPIQNDLNEFYTIIDFLNPGILGSYPYFKKRFIAPITRGRDTENRHNEDIIELGEGRSKEMIDITRKFTLRRTNAILSKYLPPKTDIILFCKPTQSQLLAFNDILSRSRIDFANLSFNSSLGLITLFKKICNSPTLIGDDSYYQSKIRPDGVIQERYDRSLNSGKLKILMTLLEKIKGNTNNEKVVIVSNYTQTLDIIQNLMNSAQMVSCRLDGSTPAKQRDSIVNTFNRNPSIFAFLLSAKSGGVGLNLIGASRLILFDNDWNPSIDLQAMSRIHRDGQKKHCYIYRLITTGCIDEKILQRQLMKHSLSKKFLDSSYTTGKTGSNDDLFTKEDLKDLFTIMETTKSNTHDLICDCEGTGKSVSLNEIAHPKKKNLEKRRNSWTNALQLSQVMEDDEMKNMQQKTNLMKECFVGYKHIDPLKTNELADNVTSNTLKTMKEWITFAFINDEKVDSTKEDIIILD, encoded by the coding sequence ATGTCACTACCCAAATACCAAAATAAGCCCTTCAAACCACCTCGGAGACTAATATCGGCTCAAGCAAACTCCAACTCACCATTAAATAGTACCAAACGACTCCCCAGTGACAACTTTGCCAATGAAACCACATCCAAGAGAATAAAAGTACCGCCATCCAAGGAACCGGTAACAACAAGTAATACCGGAGGCGATAATGGCACCAAGTGTTTTACAATAATGTATCGGAAACCGTCAATGAAAAAACACAAGACATGGGATAATGACGGATATGCACAGCTTAGGACATCCAACAACCTTATCCTCTTTAATGATGCTGGGACTAAGATTGGTAATCGTCACCTTACGAATGATTCTGAGTTATgtgattttatttttaaagCTGGATCATGGGAAGTTCAAGTGGATTATGAATTATCGGACCCTAAAGAGTTACAAAGGGTCCGTTCTTTATTATGCAAAAATAATCAAGCAACAGTTACTCCCCCATCTTCTGCTAGGACTAACGGTAATGCTATCACTAAGTCAGTTACACAAAATAAGATTCCAGTTTCTCAGTTATTTAATTCGCAAACTGtaacaaaatttaaaacaataatgaagaaatctGATGCTCATACCCCACTATCCTCCTCtaaacaaaatgaaattacttctaagaaaaagaaatatcaaCCAGTGTTTGATGTATCAAAGATAGAAAACCCCATCATTATGAACAAGTGGAGGGATGCCGACGTTGATGTCATAGTAGATCCATTATTGGGGAAATTATTGAGACCACATCAAAGAGAGGGTGTAAAGTTCATGTATGATTGCGTAATGGGTCTAGCGACCAATCATCAAGAAAcagatgaagataataCAGGGAAATCTTTGATCTTGGAGAAGGATTCTGATATTGGTGGATGTCTATTAGCAGATGAAATGGGATTGGGCAAAACATTGATGACCATAACATTAATATGGACACTTTTGAAACAATCACCAAGTTTGAAAAACATTGCCTGTTCACAATCTGGCGTACCATTACATGGACTATGTAGGAAAATATTGGTAGTCTGTCCAGTGACGCTTATTGGTAATTGGAAAAGAGAGTTTGCAAAATGGTTGAATTTAAATAGAATTGGAATACTCACTTTAAGCTCCCGAAATACTCCGGAAATGGATAAAACCGCCGTAAAGAATTTCCTCCGAGTTCAAAGGACATTCCAGGTTCTAGTGATAGGttatgaaaaattattaagtgTTTCTGAAGAACTACACGGCTCAAGAGACTTGATTGATTTGCTTATCTGTGATGAAGGGCATAGGTTGAAAAACGGGTCTTCCAAGGTATTAAAtgtattgaaaaatcttgaaattaaaaggaaaattcttctttcagGTACTCCTATTCAAAATGATCTCAATGAATTCTATACTATAATTGATTTCCTTAACCCTGGAATTCTTGGATCATATCCttatttcaagaaaaggTTCATAGCGCCTATTACGAGAGGAAGGGACACAGAAAATAGACAcaatgaagatattatcGAACTTGGTGAGGGTAGATCAAAGGAAATGATTGATataacaagaaaatttacCTTAAGAAGAACAAATGCTATTCTCAGTAAATATTTGCCCCCCAAAACGGATATCATTCTATTTTGCAAGCCGACACAATCACAACTTTTGGCCTTTAATGATATCCTGAGTAGATCAAGGATAGATTTTGCCAATCTATcttttaattcatcattggGGCTCATTACccttttcaagaaaatttgcAACTCCCCAACATTAATTGGTGATGATAGTTACTACCAGTCAAAGATTAGACCTGATGGTGTAATCCAGGAAAGGTATGATCGTTCTTTAAATTCTGGAAAATTAAAAATCCTAATGACACTtttagaaaaaattaaaggtAATACCAACAATGAGAAAGTTGTCATCGTTTCCAACTATACACAAACCCTTGATATAATCCAAAATCTAATGAATTCAGCACAAATGGTATCTTGCCGATTAGATGGTTCAACGCCAGCGAAACAAAGAGATTCCATAGTGAATACATTTAATAGAAATCCCTCTATTTTTGCGTTCTTATTAAGTGCGAAATCAGGTGGGGTAggtttgaatttaatagGTGCGTCTCGTCTAATtctttttgataatgaCTGGAACCCATCCATTGACTTGCAAGCTATGTCTAGAATCCATAGAGATGGACAGAAAAAGCattgttatatatatagattaATAACAACAGGATGCATAGATGAAAAGATTCTGCAGCGacaattaatgaaacatAGTTTGAGCAAAAAATTTCTAGATTCATCATACACGACCGGAAAGACGGGATCTAATGATGACTTATTTACtaaagaagatttgaaagatttattCACCATTATGGAAACCACTAAGAGTAATACTCATGATTTAATTTGTGACTGTGAGGGTACAGGTAAAAGCGTGTCACTTAATGAAATAGCTcatccaaagaagaagaatttagaGAAAAGGCGTAACAGCTGGACCAATGCCTTGCAATTATCACAGGTAATGGAGGATGATgagatgaagaatatgCAACAGAAAACAAATCTAATGAAAGAATGTTTCGTCGGTTATAAACATATTGACCCTCTGAAAACAAATGAATTGGCTGACAATGTGACTTCGAATACGTTAAAAACTATGAAAGAATGGATAACATTTGCCTTtataaatgatgaaaaagtTGATAGTACAAAGGAGGATATCATAATTCTAGattaa